One part of the Phoenix dactylifera cultivar Barhee BC4 chromosome 4, palm_55x_up_171113_PBpolish2nd_filt_p, whole genome shotgun sequence genome encodes these proteins:
- the LOC103699785 gene encoding type III polyketide synthase B, with amino-acid sequence MSEEILRNYPELAAEGLPTVKQRLEISNKAVTQMAVEASLSCIKALGRPLSAVTHLVYVSSSEARFPGGDLHLALGLGLSPDVRRIMLSFTGCSGGVAGLRVAKDLAENNPGSRVLLATSETTIVGFRPPSASRPYDLVGAALFGDGAGAAILGVDPIPGVETALFELHSAAQQYLPGTEKTIDGRLTEEGINFRLGRELPQVIEDHVEAFCKKLMREGREGGEDAENNEMFWAVHPGGPAILSKVESRLELWPDKLNASRKALRDYGNASSNTIVYVLNYMVEESRKRREKGEKDCEWGLILAFGPGVTFEGILARNLVA; translated from the coding sequence ATGTCCGAGGAGATCTTGAGGAACTACCCGGAACTGGCAGCGGAAGGCCTCCCCACGGTGAAGCAACGCTTGGAGATATCCAACAAGGCGGTCACGCAAATGGCCGTGGAAGCCTCACTGTCGTGCATCAAGGCACTTGGGAGGCCCCTCTCCGCCGTCACCCACCTGGTCTACGTCTCGTCCAGCGAGGCCCGCTTCCCCGGAGGTGACCTCCACCTCGCCCTCGGCCTCGGGCTCAGCCCCGACGTCCGTCGCATCATGCTCTCCTTCACCGGTTGCTCGGGAGGTGTCGCCGGCCTCCGCGTCGCCAAGGACTTAGCCGAGAACAACCCCGGCAGCCGCGTGCTGCTAGCCACATCCGAGACCACCATCGTGGGGTTTCGACCCCCGAGCGCCAGCCGGCCCTACGACCTGGTCGGCGCCGCGCTTTTTGGTGACGGAGCAGGGGCTGCGATCCTCGGCGTCGATCCGATACCGGGCGTCGAGACTGCCTTGTTCGAATTGCATTCTGCGGCCCAGCAGTACCTCCCGGGCACCGAGAAGACCATCGACGGGCGGCTCACCGAGGAGGGGATAAATTTTCGTCTAGGAAGGGAGCTCCCACAGGTCATTGAGGACCACGTTGAGGCGTTCTGCAAGAAGTTGATGAGAGAAGGTAGGGAAGGAGGTGAGGATGCCGAGAACAATGAGATGTTTTGGGCGGTTCATCCCGGTGGGCCGGCGATATTGAGCAAGGTGGAGAGTAGGCTGGAGTTGTGGCCTGATAAGTTGAATGCCAGCAGGAAGGCATTGAGGGATTATGGAAATGCCAGCAGCAACACTATCGTGTATGTCTTGAACTACATGGTGGAGGAGAGCAGGAAGAGAAGGGAGAAGGGAGAGAAGGATTGCGAGTGGGGTCTTATACTTGCCTTTGGGCCTGGTGTTACCTTCGAGGGGATTCTGGCAAGGAACTTGGTGGCTTGA